The Kitasatospora sp. NBC_00374 genome has a segment encoding these proteins:
- a CDS encoding 3-oxoacyl-ACP reductase, whose protein sequence is MTKRLDGRVAVITGAGSGIGLATAKRFAAEGAKVVCVDLDEETGSKAANEVGGLFVRADVTDEAAVKAMYQTAVDHYGSLDITFNNAGISPPDDDSILTTGLDAWRRVQEVNLTSVYLCCKYAIPHMQRQGRGSIINTASFVAVMGAATSQISYSASKGGVLAMSRELGVQFAREGIRVNALCPGPVNTPLLQELFAKDPERAARRLVHIPLGRFAEPEEIAAAVAFLASDDSSFMTANTFLVDGGISGAYVTPEWQ, encoded by the coding sequence ATGACGAAGCGACTTGACGGCCGGGTGGCGGTCATCACCGGCGCGGGCAGCGGCATCGGCCTGGCCACCGCCAAGCGGTTCGCGGCCGAGGGCGCCAAGGTGGTCTGCGTCGACCTCGACGAGGAGACCGGCAGCAAGGCCGCCAACGAGGTGGGCGGCCTGTTCGTCCGCGCCGACGTCACCGACGAGGCGGCGGTGAAGGCCATGTACCAGACGGCCGTCGACCACTACGGCAGCCTGGACATCACCTTCAACAACGCCGGCATCTCGCCGCCGGACGACGACTCCATCCTGACCACCGGGCTGGACGCCTGGCGCCGCGTCCAGGAGGTCAACCTCACCAGCGTCTACCTGTGCTGCAAGTACGCCATCCCGCACATGCAGCGCCAGGGCCGGGGCTCGATCATCAACACCGCCTCGTTCGTCGCGGTGATGGGCGCGGCCACCTCGCAGATCTCCTACAGCGCCTCCAAGGGCGGTGTGCTGGCGATGTCGCGCGAGCTCGGCGTGCAGTTCGCCCGCGAGGGCATCCGGGTGAACGCGCTGTGCCCCGGGCCGGTCAACACCCCGCTGCTGCAGGAGCTGTTCGCCAAGGACCCGGAGCGCGCGGCCCGGCGCCTGGTGCACATCCCGCTCGGCCGGTTCGCCGAGCCGGAGGAGATCGCCGCGGCGGTCGCCTTCCTGGCCAGTGACGACTCCTCCTTCATGACCGCCAACACCTTCCTGGTGGACGGCGGCATCTCCGGGGCGTACGTCACCCCCGAGTGGCAGTAG